A stretch of Bordetella genomosp. 13 DNA encodes these proteins:
- a CDS encoding ABC transporter substrate-binding protein: protein MNFRILRGGLPALLLAGALGAAPLSALCAEPVRGGTISVATIGEPPTLDPMASTADLVGILTQHIFETLYTFDARWNVTPLLADKLPDVSADGKIYTIALRQGITFHDGSAMDSADVVASLKRWTTTASRGKQAAPLIAGIEAVDANTVRITLSQPYAPLPALLAMNNGAAVILPAEKIATPLTQFVGTGPYQLKARVPDQYIQLTRYDGYEARAGQPDGYGGARKQYLDEIRFVPVANANTRVESAVAGQFAYVDSLPVESLDKLKNGRSDPVMLRPFGWPRLVLNTRQGIMSNLAVRQAVQMALNDEDMLYAAFGNKNFYKLNGDLYPEGYPWATQLGGKVYNKGDAAGAKKLADSANLQDRTIRILTSQQYEFHYKMALVAAEYLKAAGFKVDMQVVDWATLTQRRQDPALWDIFITHSPFLPEPALIDFPSKDTPGWWDTPRRNAALQAFNQASTQEARVARWAEVQQAVYDEVPFIKVGDFNAQAARSPGLQGVVPAPWPYFWNAWKSNAK, encoded by the coding sequence ATGAACTTCCGTATCTTGCGCGGCGGCCTGCCCGCGCTGCTGTTGGCCGGCGCGCTGGGCGCGGCCCCGTTGTCGGCCCTCTGTGCCGAACCTGTCCGAGGCGGGACCATCTCGGTGGCCACCATCGGCGAGCCGCCCACCCTGGACCCGATGGCCAGCACGGCCGACCTGGTGGGCATCCTGACGCAGCACATCTTCGAGACGCTGTACACGTTCGACGCGCGCTGGAACGTGACGCCGCTGTTGGCCGACAAGCTGCCCGACGTGAGCGCGGACGGCAAGATCTACACCATCGCGCTGCGCCAGGGCATCACCTTCCACGACGGCTCGGCCATGGACTCGGCCGACGTGGTGGCCTCGCTGAAGCGCTGGACGACCACGGCGTCGCGCGGGAAGCAGGCCGCGCCGCTGATCGCGGGCATCGAGGCCGTCGATGCTAATACCGTGCGCATCACGCTGTCGCAGCCGTATGCGCCGCTCCCCGCCCTGCTTGCCATGAACAACGGTGCGGCGGTGATCCTGCCCGCCGAGAAGATCGCCACCCCGCTGACGCAATTCGTGGGCACCGGCCCGTATCAGTTGAAGGCGCGCGTGCCCGACCAGTACATCCAGCTGACCCGCTACGACGGCTACGAGGCCCGCGCGGGCCAGCCCGACGGCTACGGCGGCGCGCGCAAGCAGTATCTGGATGAAATCCGCTTCGTGCCCGTGGCCAACGCGAACACCCGCGTGGAAAGCGCTGTGGCCGGGCAGTTCGCCTACGTCGACTCGCTGCCCGTGGAGTCGCTGGACAAGTTGAAGAACGGCCGGTCCGATCCGGTCATGCTGCGCCCCTTCGGCTGGCCGCGGCTGGTGTTGAACACCAGGCAGGGCATCATGTCGAACCTGGCGGTGCGGCAGGCGGTGCAGATGGCGCTGAACGACGAGGACATGCTGTACGCCGCGTTCGGCAACAAGAACTTCTACAAGCTCAACGGCGATCTGTATCCCGAAGGATATCCCTGGGCCACGCAGCTGGGCGGCAAGGTCTACAACAAGGGCGATGCGGCGGGTGCGAAGAAGCTGGCCGACTCGGCCAATCTGCAGGACCGCACCATCCGCATCCTGACCAGCCAGCAGTACGAGTTCCACTACAAGATGGCGCTGGTGGCAGCCGAATACCTGAAGGCGGCCGGCTTCAAGGTCGACATGCAGGTGGTGGACTGGGCCACGCTCACGCAGCGCCGGCAGGATCCTGCGCTGTGGGACATCTTCATTACTCACAGCCCGTTCCTGCCCGAGCCGGCGCTGATCGACTTCCCCTCCAAGGACACGCCGGGATGGTGGGACACTCCGCGCCGCAATGCCGCGCTGCAGGCGTTCAACCAGGCGAGCACCCAAGAGGCCCGCGTGGCGCGCTGGGCCGAGGTGCAGCAGGCCGTGTACGACGAAGTGCCTTTCATCAAGGTCGGCGACTTCAACGCCCAGGCCGCGCGCTCGCCCGGACTGCAGGGCGTGGTGCCCGCGCCGTGGCCGTACTTCTGGAACGCCTGGAAGTCCAACGCCAAGTAA
- a CDS encoding ABC transporter permease, translating into MLRYLLNRLVGLVAVMFIVATIVFVIIRITPGDPAAVMLGPQASQQDITDLRARLGLDQPLPVQYVQWLGQLAQGDLGRSIFLDKPVLAALADRAEPTFWLTLMALLIASAIALPVGILSAVKRGTVLDQSVLSVSMFTSSVPSFWLGLLLMQVFSVRLGWLPVAGYGGPDASMLTRLSHLVLPAVVLGLVNSALITRFIRASMLDVLRDDYVRTARAKGLPESKVILKHAVRNALIPILTVLGLTTALLISGAVVTETVFGLPGVGSLVVSAVLRRDYPVIQGALLVIAAIYVLINLFIDLLYLVVDPRVRY; encoded by the coding sequence GTGCTGCGTTATCTGTTGAACCGGCTGGTCGGCCTGGTGGCGGTGATGTTCATCGTGGCGACTATCGTCTTCGTGATCATCCGCATCACGCCCGGCGACCCCGCGGCCGTGATGCTGGGCCCGCAGGCCAGCCAGCAGGACATCACCGACCTGCGCGCCCGCCTGGGCCTGGACCAGCCGCTGCCGGTGCAGTACGTGCAATGGCTGGGCCAGTTGGCGCAAGGCGACCTGGGCCGTTCGATCTTCCTGGACAAGCCGGTGCTGGCCGCGCTGGCCGACCGCGCCGAGCCGACGTTCTGGCTGACCTTGATGGCGCTGTTGATCGCCAGCGCGATCGCGCTGCCCGTGGGCATCCTGTCCGCGGTGAAACGCGGCACCGTGCTGGACCAGTCGGTGCTCAGTGTCTCAATGTTCACGTCCAGCGTGCCCAGCTTCTGGCTGGGGCTGCTGCTGATGCAGGTGTTCTCGGTGCGGCTGGGCTGGCTGCCGGTGGCGGGCTACGGCGGGCCGGACGCCAGCATGCTGACGCGCCTGTCGCACCTGGTGCTGCCGGCGGTGGTGCTGGGTCTGGTCAACTCGGCGCTCATTACCCGCTTCATCCGCGCCAGCATGCTGGACGTGCTGCGCGACGACTATGTGCGCACGGCGCGCGCCAAGGGCCTGCCCGAAAGCAAGGTGATCCTGAAGCACGCGGTGCGCAATGCGTTGATCCCGATACTGACGGTGCTGGGACTGACCACGGCGCTGCTCATCAGCGGCGCGGTCGTCACCGAGACCGTGTTCGGCCTGCCCGGCGTGGGCAGCCTGGTGGTGTCGGCGGTGCTGCGGCGCGACTACCCGGTCATCCAGGGCGCCCTGCTGGTCATCGCCGCGATCTACGTCCTCATCAACCTGTTCATCGACCTGCTGTACCTCGTGGTCGACCCTCGGGTGCGCTACTGA
- a CDS encoding ABC transporter permease: MAIAMSTPASGERWQILRLMAARKTVLISLAVLAVLAGAAALAPWIVPFDPYKLSIMNRLQAPGAAHWFGTDDFGRDVFSRVLYGGRLSLMVGFLVVLLSGVLGLALGLVAGFFRGADKFVSRLIDAMMAFPDILLAIALVAALGPSLLNVVIALGIVYAPRLARIVRASTLVIRELPFVEAAHALGVPTWRIVTVHVLRNLVSPLLVQGTFIFAYAILAEAGLSFLGVGVSPEIPTWGTMINAGQQYMGKADWIMLFPGIAIVLSVLSLQLVGDGLRDVLDPRLRKEL, translated from the coding sequence ATGGCTATCGCGATGTCCACTCCCGCCAGCGGCGAGCGCTGGCAGATACTGCGCCTGATGGCGGCGCGCAAGACCGTGCTGATCAGCCTGGCCGTGCTGGCCGTGCTGGCGGGCGCGGCGGCGCTGGCGCCATGGATCGTGCCGTTCGATCCGTACAAGCTGTCCATCATGAATCGGCTGCAGGCGCCGGGCGCGGCGCACTGGTTCGGCACCGACGACTTCGGCCGCGACGTGTTCAGCCGCGTGCTGTACGGCGGCCGCCTGTCGCTGATGGTGGGCTTCCTGGTGGTGCTGCTGTCCGGGGTGCTGGGTCTCGCGCTGGGCCTGGTGGCGGGATTCTTCCGCGGCGCGGACAAGTTCGTGTCCCGCCTGATCGACGCCATGATGGCCTTTCCCGACATCCTGCTGGCCATCGCCCTGGTGGCGGCGCTGGGTCCGTCGCTGCTGAACGTCGTCATCGCGCTGGGCATCGTGTATGCCCCGCGGCTGGCGCGCATCGTCCGCGCGTCGACCCTGGTGATACGCGAGCTGCCCTTCGTCGAGGCCGCGCACGCGCTGGGCGTGCCCACGTGGCGCATCGTCACGGTGCACGTGCTGCGCAACCTGGTGTCGCCGCTGCTGGTGCAGGGCACGTTCATCTTCGCGTACGCCATCCTGGCCGAGGCCGGGCTGTCCTTCCTGGGCGTGGGCGTGTCGCCCGAGATCCCGACCTGGGGCACCATGATCAACGCCGGCCAGCAGTACATGGGCAAGGCCGACTGGATCATGCTGTTTCCGGGCATCGCCATCGTGCTGTCCGTGCTGTCGCTGCAGCTGGTGGGCGACGGCCTGCGCGACGTGCTCGACCCGCGCCTGCGCAAGGAGTTGTGA
- a CDS encoding ABC transporter ATP-binding protein: protein MSASSRDVILSVQDLKTCFHSRDGVARAVDGVTFDLARGETLAIVGESGSGKSVTSLSIMGLLARPAGRIEGGSIRLRDRRGAEHDLVRAGPAALRRLRGAEIAMIFQEPMTSLNPLYTVGDQIAEAVLQHEGGSRAAALRRARDMLERVEIPAAERRLGEYPHQMSGGMRQRVMIALALACNPSVLIADEPTTALDVTVQAQILDLLRRLQAESGMSILFITHNLGVVAEIAHRVAVMYAGRVVEDAGVHDLFDRPSHPYTRGLLSCMPTAALLAARQRLRPIPGNVPSVMALPPGCTFAPRCPLAEDACTRVVPELVALGQGHRARCIKVNPQ from the coding sequence ATGAGCGCCAGCAGCAGGGACGTCATTCTGTCGGTGCAGGACCTGAAAACGTGTTTCCACAGCCGCGACGGCGTGGCCCGGGCGGTCGACGGCGTCACGTTCGACCTGGCGCGGGGCGAGACGCTGGCCATCGTGGGCGAGTCGGGCTCGGGCAAGTCGGTGACCAGCCTGTCCATCATGGGCCTGCTGGCCAGGCCGGCCGGCCGCATCGAAGGCGGCAGCATCCGGCTGCGCGACCGGCGCGGCGCCGAGCACGACCTGGTGCGGGCCGGGCCGGCCGCGCTGCGGCGGCTGCGCGGCGCCGAGATCGCCATGATCTTCCAGGAACCCATGACCAGCCTGAATCCGCTGTACACCGTGGGCGACCAGATCGCCGAAGCGGTGCTGCAGCACGAGGGCGGCTCGCGCGCGGCTGCCCTGCGGCGCGCGCGCGACATGCTGGAGCGGGTCGAGATTCCAGCGGCGGAGCGCCGCCTGGGCGAGTATCCGCACCAGATGTCGGGCGGCATGCGCCAGCGCGTCATGATCGCGCTGGCGCTGGCCTGCAATCCTTCGGTGCTGATCGCCGACGAGCCGACGACGGCGCTGGACGTCACGGTGCAGGCGCAGATACTGGACCTGCTGCGCAGGCTGCAGGCCGAATCGGGCATGAGCATCCTGTTCATCACGCACAACCTGGGCGTGGTGGCGGAGATCGCGCATCGCGTGGCCGTCATGTATGCGGGCCGCGTGGTCGAGGATGCCGGCGTGCACGATCTGTTCGATCGGCCGTCGCATCCTTACACCCGCGGGCTGCTGTCCTGCATGCCGACGGCTGCGCTGCTGGCCGCGCGCCAGCGCCTGCGGCCCATTCCGGGCAACGTGCCCAGCGTCATGGCGCTGCCGCCGGGCTGTACGTTCGCGCCGCGCTGCCCGCTGGCCGAGGACGCCTGCACGCGCGTCGTGCCCGAACTCGTCGCGCTGGGCCAGGGCCATCGCGCGCGCTGCATCAAGGTGAACCCGCAATGA
- a CDS encoding ABC transporter ATP-binding protein, with protein sequence MSHDTRPDPLLRVEGLTIHFPTRAGRGAPVVHAVEDVSFDVPRNTIVGLVGESGSGKTTTGRAVLRLLAPTAGRIVFDGADITQLDQRGMLPWRRRMQIVFQDPYASLNPRMTVAEILGEALDTHRLAQNRRAARIGELLERVGLNADQAGRYPHEFSGGQRQRIGIARALAVEPDFIVADEPVSALDVSVQAQVLNLLQDLQRDLGLAMLFVAHDLAVVDYLCEEVVVMYLGRVMERGPTRQVYAAPRHPYTQALLSAAPVPDPRAPRTRILLKGEIPSPLAPPSGCVFRTRCPRAADVCATTVPAPRTVAPGHHVACARLDELA encoded by the coding sequence ATGAGCCACGATACCCGGCCGGACCCGCTGCTGCGCGTCGAGGGGCTGACCATCCACTTCCCCACCCGCGCGGGACGCGGCGCGCCGGTGGTGCACGCCGTCGAGGACGTCAGCTTCGACGTGCCGCGCAACACCATCGTGGGCCTGGTGGGCGAGTCGGGCTCGGGCAAGACCACCACCGGCCGCGCGGTGCTGCGCCTGCTGGCGCCCACCGCCGGCCGCATTGTGTTCGATGGCGCGGACATCACGCAGCTGGACCAGCGCGGCATGCTGCCGTGGCGCCGCCGCATGCAGATCGTGTTCCAGGACCCGTACGCCAGCCTCAATCCGCGGATGACCGTGGCCGAGATCCTGGGCGAGGCGCTGGACACGCATCGCCTGGCGCAGAACCGTCGCGCCGCGCGCATCGGCGAACTGCTCGAACGCGTAGGGCTGAATGCCGACCAGGCGGGCCGCTATCCGCACGAGTTCTCAGGAGGCCAGCGCCAGCGCATCGGCATCGCGCGGGCGCTGGCGGTGGAGCCGGACTTCATCGTGGCCGACGAACCGGTCTCGGCGCTGGACGTATCGGTGCAGGCCCAGGTTCTGAATCTGCTGCAGGACCTGCAGCGCGACCTGGGCCTGGCCATGCTGTTCGTGGCGCACGACCTGGCGGTGGTGGACTATCTGTGCGAGGAAGTCGTGGTGATGTACCTGGGCCGCGTCATGGAGCGCGGCCCGACGCGCCAGGTGTACGCCGCGCCGCGCCACCCGTATACGCAGGCGCTGCTGTCCGCCGCCCCCGTGCCCGATCCCCGCGCGCCCCGCACGCGCATCCTGCTCAAGGGCGAGATCCCCAGTCCGCTGGCGCCGCCCTCCGGCTGCGTGTTCCGCACGCGCTGTCCGCGCGCCGCCGACGTCTGCGCCACGACCGTGCCGGCGCCGCGCACGGTGGCGCCGGGACATCATGTAGCCTGTGCGCGGCTGGACGAACTGGCATGA